A window of Kangiella sp. TOML190 genomic DNA:
TGGGCCTGATTGATGAAAATTCACCGACGCAACCGGATAATTTTCGCGGTGAGCTGCTACTGCAAGCAGAGCAACAGATCCAACAGATGGCTCCTTCGAGTTCAATAGTTCGAGCCAGCGGGCTCTATTCGCGTCAGCGAGAGCGATTATTGCAATCTTTGTTAGATAAGCAAAAAGCGTCCGACGCTAAATGGTTAAATTTGGTGCATGAAGCTGATTTGTGCCAATGGTTACTAAAAGCCTCGGAAAATCAATGGCCTAGTGTGATCGCTAGTGATGGTGTGCCATTTCAAAGGACGCAGCTTTACCAAGAGCAAGCGGTAGATAAGCAGGGCTATCGACAGTTTAAGAGCCAATATTTCGAACAAATGGATTTGCAATATGTCAGTTTTGTGGATTGGTTCGATAGCCTTTAAATAAACAGTTTTTTACAATTGATATTAGGATTTTAGGACGAGTAAGAGTAAAATTGCCGTCCGCTTTAGAGAGGTGAATGACAATGAAATTAACTAAAATTTTTGCTGCAGTAGCTGCTGTAGTTTCCATGGGCTCAGTGCAAGCATCGGGTTTGTTAGCCGACGCTCCTGAGGAAGGCACTAAAGGTAATATCGATCTAGGCTTCGTTGATACGTCGGGTAACACTAACACGACGACTATGAATGGTGCTTTTGATTATCTGATTCGAGTGTCCGATCCTTATTCGATGGGCTTTAGTGTTACCGGTTTAAACAACTCTGATGATGACGAGCGCTCTGCGGAAAAGTATACTTTCGCATGGAATAATCGTTATGACTTATCTGAGAAAGATTTTTTGTACGGTACTTTAGATTACGTTAATGACTATTTTGGTGCTTATGATTACCAATCTGGTGTCTATTTTGGTTACGGTCGTCAAATTTTCAAAGACGACAGTGGCAGCCTTTCTTTAGGTGTTGCTGCTGGTTATCGAATCAATAAAGTATTTGTTGGCGATGATGAAAAAGAAGGTGTTTTGCGTGGCGACTTGGACTATGCCTACAATATTTCAGAATCAGCCACTTTTACCCAGAAGTTAACGGCGATCATTGGTGAAGAGGTGGACACTTATGATTCGGAAACGGCTTTGACAGCTAAGCTTTCTGACAGTTTGGCATTGAAAGTAGCCTATTTGGTAACTCATAATTCAAAAGTTCCTGCTGATCGTGACAAAACTGATAAGACTGCCTCAGTTGGAGTAAGCTATAGCTTCTAAACGAAGTTAGCCGCTATTAGGTAGCAAATGCACCTAATAGCGTGCTCCTAATTAATGGGGACTTTTTCCGCCTCAGAAAACCTTTTAAGGGTTATAAGCAAGTTTTTTAAATTCATATAGGCAATTTTATAATTAGGATTTAAGGCAATTGCTTTCCTATAGGCCTCTTCAGCTTTGGCGTATTCGCCTATTCTTTTTAAAGAAACGCCGTAATTAGAAAATTGTTTAGCGTCATCTGGAAGAAGTTCAGTTAGATGCTTATATACATCTACTACTTTCTCGTACTCTTTTAATTTCTGAAACTGGTTAGCCAGTGAAAGATATAAATCTTCATCATTTGACTTTATCCTTAATGTTTCATCAAAATGGTGCATCGCTTCGTTTGAGCGATTTGAGTTAAGTAATAAAATAGCATAATTGAATTGAATCTGTGCAATGTTTTCATTTATGGATATAACTTTTCTATATGCCTCGTCCGCTTCCTTTATTCGATTAGCAGAATGTAGACTTAAAGCTAATCCTATATAAGATGACAAACTTTCTGGATGTAAAGAAA
This region includes:
- a CDS encoding sugar nucleotide-binding protein; this encodes MAIESSLIVGAGKFGRRFYDFLQAHGQDPITLSKSDKAWSQQHIRLDLLAKSLQLPSLPKIDQLYLIVAPTYRTQEAYQNIYIDGLGNLLRALLKQQRSFHATFLSSTAVYGSQRLGLIDENSPTQPDNFRGELLLQAEQQIQQMAPSSSIVRASGLYSRQRERLLQSLLDKQKASDAKWLNLVHEADLCQWLLKASENQWPSVIASDGVPFQRTQLYQEQAVDKQGYRQFKSQYFEQMDLQYVSFVDWFDSL
- a CDS encoding YdiY family protein encodes the protein MKLTKIFAAVAAVVSMGSVQASGLLADAPEEGTKGNIDLGFVDTSGNTNTTTMNGAFDYLIRVSDPYSMGFSVTGLNNSDDDERSAEKYTFAWNNRYDLSEKDFLYGTLDYVNDYFGAYDYQSGVYFGYGRQIFKDDSGSLSLGVAAGYRINKVFVGDDEKEGVLRGDLDYAYNISESATFTQKLTAIIGEEVDTYDSETALTAKLSDSLALKVAYLVTHNSKVPADRDKTDKTASVGVSYSF